The following DNA comes from Deltaproteobacteria bacterium.
CGTGCGCAGGGCCCAATAACCTGTGGCACGGTAGACGGTGACTGGCTCTTGTTTCATGACAAGAGTCAGTCTCGTCTCAAGGCGAGAGAAATTATTACCACCGTAAAAAAAAACGCCGCCTGATGCTTTTAAATGCATCAGGCGGCGTTTTGATTTTAAGCTTTTAAGCTCTTACCTAAATCAAGGATTCAAACGACAGATTGAATCTAGGCTCGATGGAAGACCATCAAGAAGGTAAGGTGAAGCCTTCCCTGCACGGTGTGCCTTGAAGAACTCCTTCACAATTGAGTTAGATAACTGTGGGTGGTTTGAGTGACCACCTGTGTGTGCACAATCGATGACGTTACGGTTGTGGTTAGGCAAGTGCGAGTGCGCGAAAGAAGCACTGTCTTCGAAACTAATGATGCGTCCGTTGTTGCCTACACCAGCAATCGAGAACTGCGGATCACCGTAGATATCGCCGGCGCCGCCATGAGACATCAGAATAGTTCCTTCGTGAGCAGGATTCAGCGCATCCCAACGGAAGTTAACCGTCAACATACCTGTATCAATTGCATCGACAGTGTCAGGGCTATTAAACCATGCACCACTCATGATGTACGCAGCGCCAACCATCTCAGGATAACGGCTGTGCATCATCGCACTGATGATAGCTCCACCAGAGAATCCCATGTGGTAAATACGTCCAGAATCGATTGTGTACTCTTCAGCAAGGCAGCCAACGACTGTTTCAAAGAGTGCTGCTTCAAGGTTATCGTCGCCATTTTCGCTCTCGAATGCATCCCATTCGATACCAATCGTACCGGAACCATCGAGGCTATAAGGCTGCAGACGCATTCCTTGTGGAAAAATCATGATGTACGGGAAGTCCGCGTCACCATCAGGTGTTGGAGCGATAAAGTTTTGAAAGTTTGAAGCGGTATCACCCACTCCGTGCCATGCGAAGATGACGCTTACGGGTGTGTCGCTATCTACGTTCGGTAGGTGCGCGTAGAATTCACGTGCATCAGGACCTGCTTGCCAGCCATTGTTCAGGCCTTCTGCAACCATCTGACCATTACACTCGAAAGGGATTTCAGCGATAGCGTCGGTTGAGCCGTTAGCCGCTCCGTTGTCTCCAGAGACATTGTCTCCAGTAGTCGAATCCGCCCCATCGGTTCCGTCCATCGTTGTACCATCTTGGTTCCCAGCTTCAGTGGTTTCTCCACCACAAGCAGCCAAACCCAAAGATAAAAGGCCTATCAACAAGATATTCCAAGATTTCAACATGTGCGCGCTCCCTCGACATGAGTGTATAGTGTAGGTGTCGGTCATCGAATGTGGGATGCATAGCGATGCGGTACGCCAACTGTCAAACCAAAAGCCCATCACGGGGATCACCGACCAACAAATATTTACATTTGAAGCCTGTTTTGGCCCTATTGGTCCCCCCCAAATAGACCAATCGCTTTTTGAGACTGAATGATGAGCCAGCCACTTATCTTTATAACTTGCCCCGATTCTCAATCAGCTCTAAATTTTGAGACGTTAGGAAACCAGAATGAGCAAAAAACCTTCTCAAAAGAAGATTAAATTAGAGTCGACCGACGTTGTGGTTATTGGTGCTGGATTGGCTGGGCTGCAAGCGGCGTACAACGTTCAGCAAGCCGGTAAAACCGTTACCCTCTTGGAGGCGCGCGACCGAGTCGGTGGAAGAACAGTAAGCCAACAAGTTGGTTCAGCCACCTTCGACCTGGGCGGGCAATGGCTAGGCCCTACTCAATACCGCCTCAGCCGACTTACATCACAAGCCGGTATTCGAACCTTTCCAACGTTTCATGAAGGGAAAAAGGTTCTTAACCACGATGGGAAAATAAGCACATATAACAGTTCCATCCCTTCCATTTCTCCTTTGAATTTAGCTGTCCTACAATTTGCCTTAATGCGCGTTGAGCGAGCTCGTAAAAAAGTACCCGTAACCGCACCGATGCGTGTTCGGGATGCCGCAACTCTAGACGCCACATCCGTGGAAACGATTAAGAGAAAGCTGATTCCCACTCGAGGCGTTCGTGGAATTTTTGATGCTGCAGCCCGTGTAATATTCGGGGCCGAACCTGCAGAGCTTTCGTTGCTTCACTTCCTCACCTACCTCAATGCGGGAGGCGGCTTACTCAAGCTCTCAGAGATTGAAGGTGGAGCACAGCAGGAGCGGTTCGCCGGTGGTGCTCAGGAATTGTCCAGATACTTGGAGTCCAAACTCGACCGCGACATTCAATTCAACTGGCCGGTTCGCAAAATCGTACAGAAAAAGACAAAGGTGACCGTCCACTCCGACCACGGTAGCGTCAGCGCTAAGCGAGTCATTCTTGCCGTTCCTCCCAACCTTGCAGGCAAGGTTCAATACGAGCCAGCCATGCCCGCATCTCGAGAATACCTGACCCAGGGAACAACAATGGGTCAAACCATCAAATGCATCGCAACTTATAAAGAACCCTTTTGGCGACATAAAGGGTTCTCGGGCGAAGTGGTTTCTACTCAAGGTCCCATCACCGTCATCTTCGACAATACATCCTATGACGGTAAGCAACCGGCCCTGCTCGCATTCTTGGTCGGTAATGAAGGGCGACGCTGGTCTGAACAATCGGACGCGCACCGCAAAGAAATGGTCCTGGCAAACTTCGCCAAGTACTTCGGTCAAGATGCGTTAAGCCCCACTGAATATGTTGAAAAAGATTGGGCCAAAGACCCTTGGGCATTGGGTTGCCCCACCGCCAGTCCGTCGCCAGGCGTTTGGACCAACTCAGCCCACAGCTTGCGCGAGCCTGTGGACCGCATTCACTTTGCAGGAACGGAAACAGCGACGGAATGGATGGGTTACATGGAAGGGGCTCTTGAATCGGGAGAACGAGCAGCCTCTGAGGTCATCAAACTTCTCTAGGAGAGAAGTCCTTTTAGCCCCTGCTTTGAAGCTCTCCGGCTCTCACCAATGGTATCGAGCAGAATCTCCAGGTACTGAATCTCTTCATGAAAATCAAAATGGGAAACTTCGAGTTTTTCGTTCAACGCAATAATCACATCGGTATCGTCGTAGTAACGAATCGCGATATATTTCACTAAGTCAAAACGCAGATGACGACTAAGCTGCGAGACAAAGTGCATAAAGGGCTCTTCTTTACCGTCCCAGGGTGCTCCAAAGAGCTGCGCAAACAATTCAAAGCCGCGTTCATCCTCAAGCCGGGTAAAGGCCCAAGCCAATCCTCTTCTAACCATAGGATCTTCAGCCAATTGCGAGGTCATAAGCTTATCAAGATGCTTCATGAATGTTTTGTCACGAAGTGAACCCACCACATAAAGTACGGACACCAGCATTTGTGTATCGTAGCCATCGAGAATCTCTCGCGTGATACCCTCATACAATTCTCGGTCCTGACGATAATGCGCAAGGCCCATCAAAGCGTTGGCCCGGACACGAGGCACCGGCCACTCAACAAATTCACGAAAATACCGAGCGAGGTTTTTGTCTTTAAAAACGCTTAGAACTTCCAGGGTATTTGCCACGACACGCTCGTCCTCATCTTCCAAGCCATTTAGAAGAAACGGAATCGCCTTGCGACCATAAAGTGATGCAATCATCTGTGCGGCATTCATTCGAACTTTTAGGCTGTGACTCATTTCCTTGGCCATCATAATTTTGGCTAGGAATTGAATGGCTTCGTATCGGTTCGACAATTTCAAGGCGTCTAGCACCGCTATCTGTATTTCTTCTTTATCCGATTTAAACTGATGTAAAATCGTTTCAGTAGTCTGGTCATCGTGGCTCACATGACCCAACCCCATAATAATCGTCTTGCGCAGCACTTGCTTAGGCTCAGCGCTAAGAAGCTCTCCCATATGCTCCGAGTATTGAGGCGGCTTTAAAAATGAAAGAGCCTGCACCGCTCCCACCGCAGATGTTTTATTACCCTCATAAACAAACTGATAGAGTGCTGCGACTAAACGTTTTTCAAAGCCCATGAGTAAGACCAAGGCGATGGTCAGCAACGTGATAATAATACTGCCTAATAGGAATCGCTCAGATTCCAACGCAGCACTCGTGTATGAGTAAAGCATGGCCAGTGGTACACCCACCGCACTGTAATAAAAAATGCTGTGCGCTGAACGAAGTTTGGTTCGAAGCTTACCCGCAAAACTTGTGATGACCATCTGGACCGAAGGATTGAGCAGGCTGTTCTCTGCAACCCGTCGAACAATGGCCAATGCAAGGAACGCATAAAAGACATCGGTCCATGTTGCCACCAGAGCGACCGTTAAAACCGAAGCGATGTAAAAGATAATCAGCCGAATCGGTGAAGTGTGAGTTCTCTGGACCTGGCGACCAATTCCAATGGTGATTAAGATGACGAAGAAACTGGCGACTAAGTAGTAGTCGGCCATCACTCCGCGGATTGCCGCGTAGGACGAGAGTTCTTCTTTTAAAACAACGGAAACCAGATAGCTTTCCGAGACTTTCGCGGCCCCCAGACAAATAACGAGCATACCGAAAAAGATATAAAAGCCTTTAAATTTATCAAAACTTGCAGGCTCGTCCCGGTCAAACCCCATATCTTCACCGGTCTGATAGCGAACTTCTAGATTGCGAGTAGGAACAAACTGAAGAAGTAAAAGTCCTGATACCATGAGGTACATTAAGACCAGACACAGCATCGTCTCATTGGGCCCTAGGTCGCCCGGATAAACCTTAGAAGCGACGATAACCACGACAGTACCAATTTCATAGGACGTTCCCAGGTAAGCAAAATAAGACTGGGCTACCGCCGGGTTCAAATGGCGTAGTAAGACCTCACCACACATCCAGCGGTGGAATGCTGTACTCAGAATAATAAGTAGGTACCAGACCAGAGCCTGAGTGGAGTGCCCGGGCGAGGTTACCACCAAAGCCAAAACCAACGCTGCGAAACCCAGAGTTACCCATAACGCCAACTTAGAAAACTTGCTTTGCTCCCAATCCACTCGAGGTAGGACAAAAGAGAAAAGCATGCTGCCAACCGTGGCTACATAAACCGCATGGATCGGTTCAAAAGTCGCAAGTAGGTAAGCCTCAGCTCCAATACGGCCAAAGTTCAGTAACCCTCCGACCAAAAAGCCGAGGATCAATATTGCTAATCGATTACTTAGAACCATAAAGCCGATGGTTCCCCTTCTCGTGATTGCGACCCTCTTACGAATTCTCCCGAGCGGAGTAATACGCATCCTTCGACGCGCCTGAAAAGGCTATCAAGGCCCCGGGAGTCAGTCCAACATCCAAGAAATAGTTACAGAATCCCGGATATGACCATATGTCGATCGGTTAAAATATCAATCGCCAAACGGTCGCTCAAACCAGCCTCTTCCAGCTGAATATTCACCTCTTCTAGTGAAAATGCCGCCAAAAGAGAGTTAAAGAAGTCTAATTTCAAGATTTCGGGCTCATTGGGCGTGTAACGCTCCACCATAGCTCGGGCAGCTTCAGGGGTTTCAGGCCGGTAAAGGTCTGCAATATAGACCCGAGTCGACGGCTTGCTCGCTTTTTTGACCACTGTCCATAAATCCGATGGGTTGTGTAAGTGATGAAGAAGCGAGCTCGAAAAGATTAGAGAATAAGATTCCTGTGGCAATGTAAGTGCTGGAAGACGCTGATTTAGGAGAGACATTCTGGTTTGCAGGCCCCGCTTCACAAGCTCTCGGCGCCCCAGCTCTAGCATCGGTTCGGAACCATCCACTCCGTGAACCGTCATCTCCCTAAACTTTTCCAGCAGCCGAACCGAAACATCCAGTGGTCCGCAACCTAAATCCAGGCAGGCACTGGTAAAATCAAAATCTGAAAAGCGCTTAGCCAGTGCGTCAACAATTCCTTGATGCCCAACTGAGAAATCAGCATCGGCATAGGCAGCCGTTTGCTGCGGATCTATCATGAGCTCTGGTTCGAGTACTCTTTGCATTCAGTCTCCTGCTCTAGGAAATCCATATCGGTCACAGGCCTTTGAAGCAATTAGGCCGATCCCGCTCCGACTTTAACTTGTTTGTCACGAAGATTATCTTCTATCCTTAACCTAAGAACTTAATTTTGGAGATTCCCCGCCCATGCGACTCAACCTTCTTTGGACATCTGGATTGGCCCTACTCTTATTGATTGGGTGTGCTGGAGAAAGTGCCGATGGCGGCGATCGCTCGTCGTCCCAGCAAGAGGGCGACAATGCAGATAACGATTCGTCTAACTCCGGAGATGAAAATACCTCGGATGATCTTGCACCTGTTCCGATCTGTGTGACCGGATGCGACACCCCCGCCGACTGCGACATCTACAACGGACAATACAGCGCATACGATGCAAGTCACTACACCTGCAGCGACGGCGGTTGCACATGGCTCGGCTGTAACTCACACGCTGAATGCGCTGAGATTCAGCCTAATTACCGTTGTCATCCCATGCCCTTCACCGATTTTAAATCTTGTGTACCTGGGTGCGCGTCAGACTCTGATTGCGGCTACGCCGCCGCCGGGACCCATTACGACCAGGATAATTATCGCTGCGATGAAGGTGCATGCGTCTATTCCGGTTGCAATAATGATTTGGAGTGCCAAGAAAACTTGGGCGCAGCATCCACTTGCGCAGACCCTTTTAACATTGGACAAACCACTTGCTACACAAGCTGCAGCACCTCAGCCGACTGCGGGACCAGCGACGCATCGGCTGCCTACGACGCCGATAACCACAGCTGTGAAGACGGTCTTTGTATCTATACTGGCTGCCGTAACGACCAAGAATGTGAAGAGACGTATGAAGGAATGATCTGCCTTGGTGGATGAAGTTCAACACGAAAATATCATTAGAAATCAACTCAAGCACCGGTGACTGGGCCAGAAGCCCGGCGCCAGACTCAGAGCTCTAAAAGGAGTGCCCATGTCTTTCGAACCCAAGTATCAAGCAAACTACTGCGAGGAGAACATTTGGCATCTCTCCAATGAGCCCGCACTTGAAAAGCTTGAGAAGTTTGCAGTTGTTATTTCCAACCCGGCGAAGTGTTTTGCCATGTGGGACCAAAAATTAGCTGCCGCTGGCGAGCCTGTGATGTGGGACTACCATGTTATTCTTGTGACTCGGGGTGAAAAACTCGAAATCTGGGACCTGGATACCACCCTCGGTTATCCCGTCCCCGCCCAAGAGTGGGTTCAAAAAAGCTTCCAAGCAAGCGCCACCATGCCCGAGGCTTTCCACCCAATGTTTCGAGTGGTCGATGCAAAAACATTTCGTGAAGATTTTAGCTCCGATAGAAGCCACATGCTCGAAGGTGAAAACACTTACCGCGAACCCGTACCTTCATGGCCCATCATTGGCGATGGCAAGCCGGGAAATCTGCACCGATTTATTAATATGAGTTTCCCATTTGTGGGAGAGGTTTTTGACCTGGATGATTTTACGATTTGGTTAGGTTAGAGCGATGCTTGCTCAGGCAAGCCAAACGCTGAACCGCCCCGCTCTATTGACCAACTTTTAGGGAAATAGCTTTCAAGTTCCGCGCCCCCTTCGGCTGGAAACCTCAGAAAACCAAGCCCCATCACGATGCCCTCGTGCTTTACAACGATATAACCTTGGCTCGTGCATCGCTCTATTTCAGCGTCTTCGAGATTGATGGTCTCACGAGATAAGAAGGCATCCGTTTCATCACGCGTCAGTGACACCACATTACGCGAAGCATGTCCGCCAATGAAGTAAACAGCTGCGGTCGTGAGCTTTGGAAAGCGCATTTGTGCGTGCAAAAAAGTAATCCCTTTTGCTTCCACGCCATGGCCTTCAACCGGAACATGATCCTTGTTTACAATGGAAACAAGACGGCTGTTGGAACGAAAAAATACCAGATTGTTGAACACACCTGGGTCGATACCGAAACGCTCACAAACCAAGGTCCTAAGACTATCCTGGTCCACTTCTTCGGTACGCTGTACAAGCTGCGGATACGCCATTTCGAGCCCCTACTATACGTCTGTACGTAGTCGAAATTCCAAGCACTATTGTTATTCGACTCTTCTGAGAGCCGCAACAAAAAACCCACCTGTATTATTATGATGTGGGTAAAAACGAACGGCTCCCGATACCGCCGGGTGGAATTGTTGTCCAGCCCAGTTAGACAAACCTGGTGACGTTTTCAGGGCCGGAAGTACTATTTCGGGATCGCTTTTCTCACCGTGAAGCGGGACGATTTCGACGCTGCCATCGAACTCTTTAACGATAGTATCCAAGACACCCTCGTTCTCCTCCGGGGCATAGGTACACGTGCTGTAGAGAACGGTTCCACCGGGGCGCGTTAAGCGCAACGCTCGACGTAAAATCCGCGTCTGCGTGACCACCAGCTTCTCGTGGAAACCTTCCTCTTTTCGAGTTAGGGCAGCCAAGCTCTTTCTGGAGTTGCCCTCACAAGAGCATGGGACATCGGCGAGGATTTTATCAAAAGGCCCCCACGCCAAAGGCAAATCGAAGCCATTTCGATTGGTCAGGGTAAGATTGATAATCCCAAGCCTCTCCTGATTACGGCGAAAAGCCCGAAGCCGTCCAAAAGAAGAATCATTGGCGATGATGCTCCCTCGGTTTTCCATCCGCACCCCTATTTGGGAAGTCTTACTCCCCGGCGCCGCGCACATGTCGAGTACCCGGTCTCCGGGCTGCGGGTTCATGATGGCAACTGGCACCATAGAGACTTCCTCTTGGATATAGATAAGTCCCGTGAGGTGCTCAAAGCGTTTACCCAAAGCGATTTTACTGTCTAATCGGTGCGCCCCTGGAAGCCAGGGCAAAGGTGTGGACTTGATACCATCGGCCCGAAAACGAGCCAAAAGCTCCTCTTCGGAAATCTTTAAGGTATTGACCCAAAAACAATATGGGACGGGACTTGTGGCATACTCCACAAAGCTATCCCAATCGTCGATGATATCGCGGTAGCGGCTCAGGGCCGCCAATTCAGGTTCTCCAGCTTTCACAAAGGCCGCTTATATGAATCAGGTGTCCCCGACAACCGTCAATGTGTAAGTGGATGCTTCGCCTGAAGAACAGCTATTGCCGCTTTGAAACTTCACTCGGATAAAGATGTACCGGCTGTCGTCTGGGTCAGAGAAGCTTAAGGTACTCACGTTGTCATTCCAACTGATGTTCACAGCTTCAGCTGTGCCACCGCT
Coding sequences within:
- a CDS encoding RsmB/NOP family class I SAM-dependent RNA methyltransferase, which codes for MKAGEPELAALSRYRDIIDDWDSFVEYATSPVPYCFWVNTLKISEEELLARFRADGIKSTPLPWLPGAHRLDSKIALGKRFEHLTGLIYIQEEVSMVPVAIMNPQPGDRVLDMCAAPGSKTSQIGVRMENRGSIIANDSSFGRLRAFRRNQERLGIINLTLTNRNGFDLPLAWGPFDKILADVPCSCEGNSRKSLAALTRKEEGFHEKLVVTQTRILRRALRLTRPGGTVLYSTCTYAPEENEGVLDTIVKEFDGSVEIVPLHGEKSDPEIVLPALKTSPGLSNWAGQQFHPAVSGAVRFYPHHNNTGGFFVAALRRVE
- a CDS encoding flavin monoamine oxidase family protein, which produces MSKKPSQKKIKLESTDVVVIGAGLAGLQAAYNVQQAGKTVTLLEARDRVGGRTVSQQVGSATFDLGGQWLGPTQYRLSRLTSQAGIRTFPTFHEGKKVLNHDGKISTYNSSIPSISPLNLAVLQFALMRVERARKKVPVTAPMRVRDAATLDATSVETIKRKLIPTRGVRGIFDAAARVIFGAEPAELSLLHFLTYLNAGGGLLKLSEIEGGAQQERFAGGAQELSRYLESKLDRDIQFNWPVRKIVQKKTKVTVHSDHGSVSAKRVILAVPPNLAGKVQYEPAMPASREYLTQGTTMGQTIKCIATYKEPFWRHKGFSGEVVSTQGPITVIFDNTSYDGKQPALLAFLVGNEGRRWSEQSDAHRKEMVLANFAKYFGQDALSPTEYVEKDWAKDPWALGCPTASPSPGVWTNSAHSLREPVDRIHFAGTETATEWMGYMEGALESGERAASEVIKLL
- a CDS encoding class I SAM-dependent methyltransferase translates to MQRVLEPELMIDPQQTAAYADADFSVGHQGIVDALAKRFSDFDFTSACLDLGCGPLDVSVRLLEKFREMTVHGVDGSEPMLELGRRELVKRGLQTRMSLLNQRLPALTLPQESYSLIFSSSLLHHLHNPSDLWTVVKKASKPSTRVYIADLYRPETPEAARAMVERYTPNEPEILKLDFFNSLLAAFSLEEVNIQLEEAGLSDRLAIDILTDRHMVISGIL